From a single Methanofollis sp. W23 genomic region:
- a CDS encoding iron dependent repressor, metal binding and dimerization domain protein, whose translation MVKVQGVIALTRKAEDYLEAILNVSLEKGYARTKDIAGELDVSPSSVVEMFQKLDRMGMVEYRKYEGVTLKPEGEKVAWVIKFRHDTLKSFLMLIEVPEDIADKDACFMEHELHPETIEQIGALVEYFKNGSRSSDMLGRFSAFCKKFHYEKGCR comes from the coding sequence ATGGTAAAGGTACAGGGCGTGATTGCCCTCACCAGAAAAGCCGAAGATTACCTTGAGGCCATCCTCAATGTCTCTCTTGAGAAGGGGTATGCCAGGACCAAGGACATCGCCGGCGAACTTGATGTCAGCCCCTCAAGTGTTGTGGAAATGTTCCAGAAGCTCGACCGGATGGGTATGGTCGAGTACCGGAAATACGAAGGGGTGACCCTCAAACCTGAGGGGGAGAAGGTCGCCTGGGTGATCAAGTTCAGGCACGATACGCTCAAGTCGTTCTTGATGCTCATCGAGGTGCCTGAAGATATCGCCGACAAAGATGCCTGTTTCATGGAGCACGAACTCCACCCTGAGACCATCGAGCAGATAGGAGCATTGGTGGAGTATTTCAAGAACGGTTCCCGTTCGTCTGACATGCTTGGGCGTTTCTCCGCGTTCTGCAAGAAGTTCCATTATGAGAAAGGCTGCCGGTGA
- a CDS encoding ferrous iron transporter B yields the protein MGLTADERWDLVDQVASKVVSTGVSRRGLGDALGDLTVKPLTGLPVALAVLYAFWSIFCSFAGDLVTDGFMVKFFDNHWLPWLQSAWPDPTSIHYFLFVGDPLADNCFEAFGVLTSGLFVSLGVVLPAVFIFYLTMTLLEDSGYLPRLAVLADTFLHKIGLHGYAIVPTILGLGCNVPAVTATRVLETKKQRFLMMTLLAIFVPCGAQLGIMLAVIPETVGWVILYLVVGFAIFGFLLDRLIPGDNPEILIDVPPYRWPIRENVAKKLWNRTKGYLKEAVPFVWLGILIVNVLYLAGVIQGLSELLAPIFISWFGVPSETVAPLIAAFLRKDLAVAQLSTIAMTPYQMITAVVLISIYFPCVATFVVMLREGWKQLLAAVATLAVVVFAYGGAIHAIGILLGLA from the coding sequence ATGGGGCTTACCGCAGACGAGCGCTGGGACCTCGTCGACCAGGTCGCAAGCAAGGTCGTCTCGACCGGGGTCTCGCGCCGCGGCCTGGGCGACGCCCTCGGCGACCTCACCGTCAAACCGCTCACCGGCCTGCCGGTCGCCCTCGCCGTCCTGTATGCCTTCTGGAGCATCTTCTGCTCGTTCGCAGGCGACCTGGTTACCGACGGGTTCATGGTCAAGTTCTTCGACAACCACTGGCTCCCCTGGCTCCAGAGCGCCTGGCCGGACCCAACCAGCATTCACTACTTCCTCTTCGTCGGCGACCCGCTTGCTGACAACTGTTTCGAGGCCTTCGGCGTCCTGACTTCAGGGCTCTTCGTCTCCCTGGGAGTCGTTCTTCCGGCAGTGTTCATCTTCTACCTGACCATGACCCTCCTTGAGGACTCAGGGTATCTGCCGCGGCTTGCCGTCCTGGCCGACACCTTCCTCCACAAGATCGGGCTCCACGGGTATGCGATCGTCCCGACGATCCTCGGCCTCGGGTGCAATGTCCCGGCCGTCACCGCGACCAGGGTACTGGAAACGAAGAAACAGCGGTTCTTGATGATGACGCTCCTTGCGATTTTCGTCCCATGCGGGGCGCAGCTCGGGATCATGCTTGCTGTCATCCCTGAGACCGTGGGATGGGTCATCCTGTATCTCGTCGTCGGGTTTGCGATCTTCGGGTTCCTGCTCGACCGCCTGATACCAGGGGACAATCCTGAGATCCTTATCGACGTCCCGCCATACCGCTGGCCGATTCGCGAGAACGTGGCGAAGAAACTCTGGAACCGGACCAAAGGCTACCTCAAGGAGGCGGTCCCCTTTGTCTGGCTCGGTATCCTCATCGTCAACGTGCTGTATCTCGCCGGCGTGATCCAGGGTCTCTCTGAACTCCTTGCGCCCATATTCATCTCGTGGTTCGGGGTGCCTTCAGAGACTGTCGCTCCGCTCATCGCTGCCTTCCTCAGGAAGGATCTTGCGGTTGCTCAGCTCTCCACCATCGCCATGACGCCGTACCAGATGATCACCGCAGTCGTCCTGATCTCCATCTACTTCCCGTGCGTGGCCACCTTCGTGGTTATGCTCCGTGAAGGCTGGAAACAGCTCCTGGCCGCAGTTGCGACCCTGGCTGTAGTCGTCTTCGCATATGGTGGGGCAATCCATGCAATCGGTATCCTCCTGGGGTTGGCATAA
- a CDS encoding FeoB small GTPase domain-containing protein, whose translation MNKKNTHTQTVLMVGNPNVGKSALFNRLTGSEAVVSNYPGTTVDFTKGTLVEGGTTYEIIDVPGAYSLEPRDAAEEVASQILNKYPKATVLLVLDATRLERGLYLGFEVIERGAPVIVVLNMMDAARAKSIKVDARRLQNLLGLPVVQTSATVGEGIKDLAGMLRKAQPADIDAIAARANGSSPETARMSKCAGCAGCGGSS comes from the coding sequence ATGAATAAAAAGAATACACACACCCAGACCGTCCTGATGGTCGGGAACCCCAACGTAGGCAAGAGCGCCCTCTTCAACCGGCTCACCGGTTCCGAGGCCGTCGTCTCCAATTATCCTGGCACGACCGTCGACTTCACAAAGGGCACCCTCGTCGAAGGCGGCACGACCTACGAGATCATCGACGTGCCTGGAGCATACTCGCTTGAACCGCGGGACGCCGCCGAAGAAGTGGCCTCCCAGATCCTGAACAAATACCCCAAAGCCACCGTGCTCCTTGTCCTCGACGCCACCCGCCTGGAACGCGGGCTGTATCTGGGCTTCGAGGTGATCGAGCGGGGTGCGCCGGTGATCGTCGTCCTCAATATGATGGACGCCGCCCGTGCGAAATCGATCAAAGTCGACGCCCGCCGTCTCCAGAACCTCCTTGGCCTCCCGGTCGTCCAGACCTCGGCCACAGTTGGAGAGGGGATCAAGGACCTGGCCGGGATGCTCAGGAAGGCGCAACCCGCCGACATCGACGCCATCGCCGCACGGGCAAATGGTTCGTCCCCTGAGACCGCCCGTATGAGCAAATGCGCAGGATGCGCAGGATGCGGGGGGAGCAGTTAA
- a CDS encoding FeoA family protein, with translation MTQKKVTEMEFGETGVVTALLGSHHDLNCLGIRKGKRLEMITKQPIKGPAVVLAEGVEVAMGLEIAALVVVEV, from the coding sequence ATGACGCAGAAAAAAGTGACAGAGATGGAATTTGGCGAGACCGGGGTTGTCACCGCACTCCTTGGATCCCACCACGATTTAAACTGCCTTGGCATCAGAAAAGGAAAACGCCTGGAGATGATTACCAAGCAACCGATAAAGGGCCCGGCGGTTGTCCTCGCCGAAGGGGTCGAGGTCGCCATGGGCCTTGAGATCGCCGCCCTGGTGGTGGTCGAGGTCTGA